The Kitasatospora paranensis genome has a window encoding:
- a CDS encoding DUF742 domain-containing protein codes for MTPPPTPAGSYGNGYGSGYGGQQAGGYGGQQSGGYEQQPLVRPYAMTGGRTRPRYQLAIEALISTTGSAERSGGLLPEHARIVGLCREVKSVAEISALAGVPLGVARILVADLAEAGLVTIHQPAAAGESGGAPDVTLLERVLSGLRKL; via the coding sequence ATGACCCCGCCCCCGACACCGGCCGGCTCGTACGGCAACGGGTACGGCAGCGGCTACGGCGGCCAGCAGGCCGGCGGCTACGGTGGGCAGCAGTCCGGCGGCTACGAGCAGCAGCCGCTCGTACGCCCGTACGCGATGACCGGCGGCCGGACCCGGCCGCGGTACCAGCTGGCGATCGAGGCGCTGATCTCGACCACCGGCTCGGCCGAGCGCTCGGGCGGCCTGCTGCCCGAGCACGCCCGGATCGTCGGACTCTGCCGCGAGGTCAAGTCCGTCGCCGAGATCTCGGCGCTGGCCGGTGTCCCGCTCGGGGTCGCTCGTATTCTCGTCGCCGACCTGGCCGAGGCCGGCCTGGTCACCATCCACCAGCCCGCTGCCGCGGGCGAGTCCGGCGGTGCGCCTGACGTCACGCTGCTCGAAAGGGTCCTCAGTGGACTTCGCAAGCTCTAA
- a CDS encoding sensor histidine kinase: MRRKQPDTPQRRSEPRQNQPGTNGQAPAGFSAFTAADERPARGNAGPPTQILSGPGGAPGPGPSAPRPRTAAAAADTDGKSGGRYDFLAPRHWRVPTRLVAILLIPVVIGLVFGGLRVNTSFDNYTKADRAVKTAKLANAATDLADALESERDLTIVPIVAGDDPQGIVAKLRKKTDEALVAYNSAYAKISDDATLQRRNQAFQQLVVDLPHLRDNAYKPELFATATQAAYSVMFAPLLAIDNSVGFGSSDVTSKGRAIYAMSLAKASASTQRALMLNLLAGIAKDSVTKYENTDMIMSLLVASKLEQTAISEFNTGSTADDAKVYADALVQQASADQRSPLRMPDGRTIPTMTGLMNIGLGYSEAASAGQTKGKAAADAVFEEAKAQGLTVGNWLQASASHMTALRTAESSLLTEVVGDASDIKSGAQTDMALNTGIVLISLALAGLLTGFVARSMILGMRTLNTAALDIANHRLPDLVEKLSKTDPDRVDTSVEPIPLSGRDEIGEVARAFDQVHAQAVSLAAEQALLRGNLNAIFSNLSRRSQSLIQRQLALITDLENNEADPDQLENLFKLDHLATRMRRNGENLLVLAGEEPGRRWNTPVPLVDVLRAAASEVEQYERIELAGIPEAEVVGAAVTDLVHLLAELLENATTFSSPQTRVLVNATRLPDGRVLVEIHDKGIGLTADDFAEINEKLAEPPTVDATISRRMGLFVVGRLSQRHDIRVQLRPSGESAGTTSLVMLPQFLTQMNAPTEPEEQFTVSRIFSEQEPMESWQEGWQGQRSAAELGFDDHLTGVASGGFSPALESMQRSQRLDEARRTALEAGPREDVIDAEAIETDAPYAEAYAEEYPQQGFEQGDYQQPYGQDYAEPQQDPYGREYAGYGQEYPQQDGYDGYQDPQYAQGGYDGVPQQQGYQDTGYQGYGYQDGQAGGHPYGVDEQPALPPAPVADSGSGSGLPQRRPGQQLAGGGGGFAGQPAGETKNWFTGAKDTSGAEESRGHEVSGLGGYGPTGPTGSSSPWQSANDGSWQRAEQVREPSSSGTTPSGLPRRVPKQNLVPGNAKPGPQEGPQVSRNPEEVRGRLTNLRRGVEQGRNAGGDPGATGSFRVDPNQGRGGNQNSSTDLFGGSNHQER, encoded by the coding sequence GTGAGGCGTAAGCAGCCAGACACCCCGCAGCGGCGTTCCGAGCCCCGCCAGAACCAGCCGGGCACGAACGGCCAGGCTCCCGCCGGGTTCTCCGCGTTCACCGCTGCGGACGAACGGCCGGCCCGCGGGAACGCGGGGCCGCCGACCCAGATACTCAGCGGCCCGGGCGGCGCCCCGGGCCCCGGCCCGTCGGCACCCCGGCCCCGGACGGCGGCCGCGGCCGCCGACACGGACGGGAAGAGCGGCGGCCGGTACGACTTCCTGGCCCCGCGGCACTGGCGCGTGCCGACCCGCCTGGTGGCGATCCTCCTGATCCCGGTCGTCATCGGCCTGGTCTTCGGCGGTCTGCGCGTCAACACCTCGTTCGACAACTACACCAAGGCCGACCGCGCGGTGAAGACCGCGAAGCTCGCCAACGCCGCGACCGACCTCGCGGACGCCCTGGAGAGCGAGCGCGACCTGACGATCGTGCCGATCGTGGCCGGCGACGACCCGCAGGGCATCGTCGCGAAGCTGCGCAAGAAGACCGACGAGGCGCTCGTCGCGTACAACAGCGCCTACGCGAAGATCTCCGACGACGCGACGCTGCAGCGCCGCAACCAGGCCTTCCAGCAGCTCGTCGTCGACCTGCCGCACCTTCGTGACAACGCGTACAAGCCGGAGCTGTTCGCCACCGCCACCCAGGCCGCGTACTCCGTGATGTTCGCGCCGCTGCTGGCCATCGACAACTCGGTCGGCTTCGGCAGCTCGGACGTCACCAGCAAGGGCCGCGCGATCTACGCGATGTCGCTGGCCAAGGCCTCGGCCTCGACCCAGCGCGCGCTGATGCTCAACCTGCTGGCCGGCATCGCCAAGGACTCGGTCACCAAGTACGAGAACACGGACATGATCATGTCCCTGCTCGTGGCCTCCAAGCTGGAGCAGACCGCGATCAGCGAGTTCAACACCGGCTCCACCGCCGACGACGCCAAGGTCTACGCGGACGCCCTCGTCCAGCAGGCCTCGGCCGACCAGCGCAGCCCGCTGCGGATGCCCGACGGCCGCACCATCCCGACCATGACCGGCCTGATGAACATCGGCCTCGGCTACTCCGAGGCGGCCAGCGCCGGCCAGACCAAGGGCAAGGCCGCCGCCGACGCGGTGTTCGAGGAGGCCAAGGCCCAGGGCCTGACCGTGGGCAACTGGCTGCAGGCCAGCGCCAGCCACATGACCGCCCTGCGGACCGCGGAGTCCTCGCTCCTCACCGAGGTCGTCGGCGACGCGTCGGACATCAAGTCCGGCGCCCAGACCGACATGGCGCTCAACACCGGCATCGTGCTCATCTCGCTGGCCCTGGCCGGCCTGCTCACCGGTTTCGTCGCCCGCTCGATGATCCTCGGCATGCGGACCCTGAACACCGCCGCGCTCGACATCGCCAACCACCGTCTCCCGGACCTGGTCGAGAAGCTCTCCAAGACCGACCCGGACCGGGTGGACACCTCGGTCGAGCCGATCCCGCTCAGCGGCCGCGACGAGATCGGCGAGGTCGCCCGCGCCTTCGACCAGGTCCACGCGCAGGCCGTGTCGCTCGCCGCCGAGCAGGCCCTGCTCCGAGGCAACCTGAACGCGATCTTCTCCAACCTGTCGCGCCGCAGCCAGAGCCTGATCCAGCGCCAGCTGGCGCTGATCACCGACCTGGAGAACAACGAGGCCGACCCGGACCAGCTGGAGAACCTCTTCAAGCTGGACCACCTCGCGACCCGTATGCGCCGCAACGGCGAGAACCTCCTCGTCCTCGCCGGCGAGGAGCCGGGCCGCCGCTGGAACACCCCCGTCCCGCTGGTCGACGTGCTCCGCGCCGCCGCCTCCGAGGTGGAGCAGTACGAGCGCATCGAACTCGCCGGCATCCCGGAGGCGGAGGTCGTCGGCGCCGCGGTGACCGACCTCGTCCACCTGCTCGCCGAGCTGTTGGAGAACGCCACCACGTTCTCCAGCCCGCAGACCCGGGTGCTGGTCAACGCCACCCGCCTGCCGGACGGCCGCGTCCTGGTGGAGATCCACGACAAGGGCATCGGCCTCACCGCCGACGACTTCGCCGAGATCAACGAGAAGCTGGCCGAGCCGCCCACGGTCGACGCCACCATCTCCCGCCGCATGGGCCTGTTCGTGGTCGGCCGGCTCTCCCAGCGCCACGACATCCGCGTCCAGCTCCGCCCCTCGGGCGAGTCCGCGGGCACCACCTCCCTGGTGATGCTCCCGCAGTTCCTGACCCAGATGAACGCCCCCACGGAGCCCGAGGAGCAGTTCACCGTCTCCCGGATCTTCTCCGAGCAGGAGCCGATGGAGAGCTGGCAGGAGGGCTGGCAGGGCCAGCGCAGCGCCGCCGAGCTCGGCTTCGACGACCACCTGACCGGTGTCGCCTCCGGTGGCTTCAGCCCGGCGCTGGAGTCCATGCAGCGCTCGCAGCGGCTCGACGAGGCCCGTCGCACCGCCCTGGAGGCCGGCCCCCGCGAGGACGTCATCGACGCCGAGGCGATCGAGACCGACGCGCCGTACGCCGAGGCCTACGCCGAGGAGTACCCGCAGCAGGGCTTCGAGCAGGGCGACTACCAGCAGCCCTACGGCCAGGACTACGCGGAGCCGCAGCAGGACCCGTACGGCCGCGAGTACGCCGGCTACGGCCAGGAGTACCCGCAGCAGGACGGCTACGACGGCTACCAGGACCCGCAGTACGCCCAGGGCGGCTACGACGGCGTCCCGCAGCAGCAGGGCTACCAGGACACCGGCTACCAGGGCTACGGCTACCAGGACGGGCAGGCCGGCGGCCACCCGTACGGCGTGGACGAGCAGCCCGCGCTGCCGCCGGCGCCGGTCGCGGACTCCGGCTCGGGCTCCGGCCTGCCGCAGCGCCGTCCGGGCCAGCAGCTGGCCGGTGGCGGCGGCGGCTTCGCCGGCCAGCCGGCCGGCGAGACCAAGAACTGGTTCACCGGCGCCAAGGACACCTCCGGCGCGGAGGAGTCCCGCGGCCACGAGGTGTCCGGACTCGGCGGCTACGGCCCGACCGGTCCGACCGGCTCGTCCAGCCCGTGGCAGTCGGCCAACGACGGCAGCTGGCAGCGCGCCGAGCAGGTGCGCGAGCCCTCGTCGAGCGGCACCACGCCGTCCGGCCTGCCGCGCCGTGTGCCCAAGCAGAACCTCGTGCCCGGCAACGCCAAGCCCGGACCGCAGGAAGGCCCCCAGGTCTCCCGCAACCCGGAGGAGGTGCGCGGCCGGTTGACCAACCTGCGCCGCGGCGTCGAGCAGGGCCGCAACGCCGGCGGTGACCCGGGGGCCACCGGCAGCTTCCGCGTGGACCCGAACCAGGGTCGTGGCGGCAACCAGAACAGCAGCACCGATCTCTTCGGCGGCTCGAACCACCAGGAGCGTTGA
- a CDS encoding PIG-L family deacetylase: MSGVANRSLTQSFVHVIAHPDDNLYFMNPDLDHALASGAACVTVCLTDGESDGRNVLHSELGRVTRADRPAYTRARINGLAAALALLATGDENSPWDVSLVSHLEGRMVEQHTLRAAPQVQLILLALVEARSVSLPRKDSLRGLWLGDTPSLSILPPVHSGLPPSAGYTREQLIATLHGLLDHYRPTVVRTLDPNPDHSPKPAPGSGSTVYLDHQDHTYSAYFAQAALARHWAGGKARSASVEHYLGYVNALLPHNLDQAAVGRKVVALNSYGWADNRHCGDPAGCGDRKVGAGALRNGWAQSTRYRAPGSDTWLQPSGEGRLTAFGLLNGGAVAWTETDDGWQGPERIPDGGDLEGQLQAVRQLDGRLRLLAVRTHLGYAATTHRREIVTTLRNRDGSYGPWQSLGAPDGTDPVRSMEFGYPVGLTLPDGTVQIAVRTWGGSVAIRTLEGPWAALALPPQAGGSVQDGLGAVVDADGNTHVFAPGRTVVHWASATPGGPLRPAPPTGLPTPAGPVSALLADDGGLRLEFREPKSARVLTAERRPGRTVWKVTAESAPPGGFGRVSVGAGALAVRDDRGRIALRAAGHDWQHDGPLLAHSPALAMDSDGRAVAAALGSDGRLYTTRQPVPGAPFGTWSQTG, encoded by the coding sequence GTGAGCGGCGTCGCGAACCGCAGCCTCACCCAGTCGTTCGTCCACGTCATCGCGCATCCTGACGACAACCTGTACTTCATGAACCCCGACCTCGACCACGCGCTCGCCTCCGGCGCCGCCTGCGTCACGGTCTGCCTCACCGACGGCGAGTCCGACGGCCGCAACGTGCTGCACTCCGAGCTCGGCCGGGTCACCCGGGCCGACCGGCCCGCCTACACCCGGGCCCGGATCAACGGCCTCGCCGCCGCCCTCGCCCTGCTCGCCACCGGCGACGAGAACAGCCCGTGGGACGTGTCGCTGGTCAGCCACCTCGAAGGCCGGATGGTCGAGCAGCACACCCTGCGTGCCGCGCCGCAGGTTCAGCTGATCCTGCTCGCCCTGGTCGAGGCCCGCTCCGTCAGCCTGCCCCGCAAGGACAGCCTGCGCGGGCTCTGGCTCGGGGACACGCCCAGCCTGAGCATCCTGCCGCCGGTGCACAGCGGCCTGCCGCCGAGCGCCGGCTACACCCGCGAACAGCTGATCGCCACCCTGCACGGGCTGCTCGACCACTACCGGCCGACCGTCGTGCGCACCCTGGACCCGAACCCGGACCACTCCCCCAAGCCCGCGCCGGGCAGCGGGAGCACCGTCTACCTCGACCACCAGGACCACACCTACTCGGCCTACTTCGCGCAGGCCGCGCTGGCCAGGCACTGGGCCGGCGGCAAGGCCCGCAGCGCCTCCGTCGAGCACTACCTCGGCTACGTCAACGCCCTGCTGCCGCACAACCTCGACCAGGCGGCGGTCGGCCGCAAGGTGGTCGCGCTGAACAGCTACGGCTGGGCCGACAACCGGCACTGCGGCGACCCGGCCGGCTGCGGCGACCGCAAGGTCGGGGCGGGGGCGCTGCGCAACGGCTGGGCCCAGTCCACCCGCTACCGGGCGCCCGGCAGCGACACCTGGCTGCAGCCCTCCGGCGAGGGCCGGCTCACCGCGTTCGGCCTGCTCAACGGCGGCGCCGTCGCCTGGACGGAGACCGACGACGGCTGGCAGGGCCCGGAGCGGATACCGGACGGCGGCGACCTGGAGGGCCAGCTCCAGGCCGTCCGGCAGCTCGACGGCCGGCTGCGGCTGCTCGCCGTGCGCACCCACCTCGGGTACGCCGCCACCACCCACCGCCGCGAGATCGTCACCACGCTGCGCAACCGCGACGGCTCGTACGGGCCGTGGCAGAGCCTCGGGGCTCCGGACGGCACCGACCCGGTGCGCTCGATGGAGTTCGGCTACCCGGTCGGGCTCACGCTGCCCGACGGCACCGTGCAGATCGCCGTCCGCACCTGGGGCGGCAGCGTGGCGATCCGCACCCTGGAGGGGCCGTGGGCGGCCCTCGCCCTGCCGCCGCAGGCCGGCGGGAGCGTCCAGGACGGCCTCGGCGCGGTCGTCGACGCCGACGGCAACACCCACGTCTTCGCGCCCGGCCGCACCGTCGTGCACTGGGCCTCCGCCACCCCCGGCGGCCCGCTGCGCCCCGCGCCGCCGACCGGCCTGCCCACCCCGGCCGGGCCGGTGAGCGCGCTGCTCGCCGACGACGGCGGGCTGCGGCTGGAGTTCCGGGAGCCCAAGAGCGCCCGGGTGCTCACCGCCGAGCGGCGGCCCGGCCGCACCGTGTGGAAGGTCACGGCCGAGTCGGCGCCGCCCGGCGGTTTCGGCCGGGTCTCGGTGGGCGCCGGGGCGCTGGCCGTCCGCGACGACCGGGGCCGGATCGCGCTGCGCGCCGCCGGCCACGACTGGCAGCACGACGGGCCGCTGCTGGCGCACAGCCCGGCCCTGGCCATGGACTCCGACGGGCGGGCGGTCGCCGCGGCCCTGGGCTCCGACGGACGGCTGTACACCACCCGCCAGCCGGTGCCGGGCGCGCCCTTCGGCACCTGGAGCCAGACCGGCTGA
- a CDS encoding 3-isopropylmalate dehydrogenase, which yields MSRSLRLAVIPGDGIGQEVVAEGLKVLSAALPADVKLETTEYDLGARLYHRTGETLPDAVLEELKGHDAILLGAIGDPSVPSGVLERGLLLKLRFAFDHHINLRPGKLFPGVTSPLAGDPKIDFVVVREGTEGPYVGNGGTLRTGTEHEVATEVSLNTAFGIERVVRDAYRRAQARDRKKLTLVHKNNVLVHAGHLWTRIFERVGREFPEVTTDYLHVDAATIFFVTQPERFDVIVTDNLFGDILTDLAAAVTGGIGLAASGNINPSGAFPSMFEPVHGSAPDIAGQGKADPTATVLSVAMLLEHLGYTAEAAAVEAAVAADLAERSGARSTSEVGDALAARVSG from the coding sequence ATGTCTCGTAGCCTTCGTCTCGCAGTGATCCCCGGTGACGGCATCGGCCAGGAAGTGGTGGCCGAGGGCCTCAAGGTCCTGAGCGCGGCGCTCCCCGCCGACGTCAAGCTCGAGACCACCGAGTACGACCTCGGCGCCCGCCTCTACCACCGCACCGGCGAGACCCTGCCGGACGCCGTGCTGGAGGAGCTCAAGGGCCACGACGCCATCCTGCTCGGCGCCATCGGCGACCCGAGCGTGCCCTCCGGCGTGCTGGAGCGCGGGCTGCTGCTGAAGCTGCGCTTCGCCTTCGACCACCACATCAACCTGCGCCCGGGCAAGCTCTTCCCCGGCGTCACCTCGCCGCTGGCCGGCGACCCGAAGATCGACTTCGTGGTCGTCCGCGAGGGCACCGAGGGCCCGTACGTCGGCAACGGCGGCACGCTGCGCACCGGCACGGAGCACGAGGTCGCCACCGAGGTGAGCCTCAACACCGCGTTCGGCATCGAGCGGGTCGTCCGCGACGCGTACCGCCGGGCGCAGGCCCGCGACCGCAAGAAGCTGACCCTCGTCCACAAGAACAACGTGCTGGTGCACGCCGGCCACCTGTGGACCCGGATCTTCGAGCGGGTCGGCCGGGAGTTCCCCGAGGTCACCACCGACTACCTGCACGTCGATGCGGCGACGATCTTCTTCGTCACCCAGCCGGAGCGCTTCGACGTGATCGTCACCGACAACCTGTTCGGCGACATCCTGACCGACCTCGCCGCGGCCGTCACCGGCGGCATCGGCCTGGCCGCGTCCGGCAACATCAACCCCTCCGGCGCGTTCCCGTCGATGTTCGAGCCGGTGCACGGCTCCGCCCCGGACATCGCCGGCCAGGGCAAGGCCGACCCGACGGCCACCGTGCTCTCCGTCGCCATGCTGCTGGAGCACCTCGGGTACACCGCCGAGGCCGCCGCCGTCGAGGCCGCCGTCGCCGCCGACCTGGCCGAGCGCTCCGGTGCGCGTTCCACCTCCGAGGTCGGCGACGCGCTCGCCGCCCGAGTATCCGGCTGA
- a CDS encoding DUF742 domain-containing protein, whose amino-acid sequence MTPPDDRSGQYGVPYPGTGHDAFGAPGVGHGQPYQQQPYADPSGRQYFTQPYGEQHPVQGGYAQPGSGYQSYPGPEAFPEQVPEEPGHVEDEEEADSGPLIRPFAMTGGRTRPRYELAIEALVSASVDPGRLATLLPEHQRICSLCTDVKSVAEVSALLDLPLGVARILVADLAEAGLVTIHQPAAGGESGNQPDVTLLERVLSGLRKL is encoded by the coding sequence GTGACACCGCCAGACGACCGCAGCGGTCAGTACGGCGTCCCGTACCCCGGTACCGGCCACGACGCGTTCGGAGCTCCCGGCGTCGGCCACGGGCAGCCGTACCAGCAGCAGCCGTACGCCGACCCGTCGGGCCGGCAGTACTTCACCCAGCCCTACGGCGAGCAGCACCCCGTCCAGGGCGGCTACGCCCAGCCGGGGTCCGGCTACCAGAGCTACCCGGGGCCCGAGGCGTTCCCTGAACAGGTTCCCGAGGAACCCGGACACGTCGAGGACGAGGAAGAGGCCGACTCCGGCCCGCTGATCCGGCCGTTCGCGATGACCGGCGGACGCACCAGGCCCCGGTACGAGCTGGCGATCGAGGCCCTGGTCTCCGCCAGCGTCGACCCGGGCCGCCTGGCCACCCTGCTGCCCGAGCACCAGCGGATCTGCAGCCTCTGCACCGACGTCAAGTCCGTCGCCGAGGTCTCCGCGCTGCTCGACCTGCCGCTGGGTGTGGCGCGCATCCTCGTCGCCGACCTGGCCGAGGCCGGCCTGGTCACCATCCACCAGCCCGCTGCCGGCGGCGAATCCGGCAACCAGCCCGACGTCACGCTGCTCGAAAGGGTCCTCAGTGGACTTCGCAAGCTCTAA
- the cimA gene encoding citramalate synthase, with translation MTEASSHPNDSFHVFDTTLRDGAQREGINLTVADKLTIARHLDEFGVGFIEGGWPGANPRDTEFFARAADELDLKHARLVAFGATRRAGGKAADDPQLAALVNSGAPVVTLVAKSHDRHVELALRTTLDENLEMIRDSVTHLREQGRRVFIDCEHFFDGYRANPQYALAVVRTAHEAGADVVVLCDTNGGMLPLGVRDIVAEVLAATGARLGIHAQDDTGCAVANTLAAVDAGATHVQCTANGYGERVGNANLFPVVGALEIKYDRRVLPEGRLAEMTRISHAIAEVVNLAPSTHQPYVGFSAFAHKAGLHASAIKVDPDLYQHIDPERVGNTMRMLVSDMAGRASVELKGKELGYDLSADRDLVGRVVAKVKAQENLGYTYEAADASFELLLRDEVRGRRERFFALESWRTISEQRVDNGADNEATVKLWAKGERRIATGEGNGPVDALDKALRTALEGIYPQLAKFELVDYKVRILEGQHGTGSKTRVLIESSDGVVSWSTVGVADNVIAASWRALDDAYTYGLLRAGVEPGES, from the coding sequence ATGACCGAGGCCAGCAGTCACCCCAACGACAGCTTCCACGTCTTCGACACCACGCTGCGCGACGGCGCCCAGCGCGAGGGGATCAACCTCACCGTCGCGGACAAGCTGACCATCGCCCGGCACCTGGACGAGTTCGGCGTCGGCTTCATCGAGGGCGGATGGCCCGGCGCCAATCCCCGTGACACCGAGTTCTTCGCCCGTGCGGCCGACGAACTCGACCTCAAGCACGCCCGGCTGGTGGCCTTCGGCGCCACCCGGCGGGCCGGCGGGAAGGCCGCGGACGACCCGCAGCTCGCCGCCCTGGTCAACTCCGGCGCCCCGGTCGTCACCCTCGTCGCCAAGTCGCACGACCGGCACGTCGAACTCGCCCTGCGCACCACGCTCGACGAGAACCTGGAGATGATCCGCGACAGCGTCACCCACCTGCGCGAGCAGGGCCGCCGGGTGTTCATCGACTGCGAGCACTTCTTCGACGGCTACCGGGCCAACCCGCAGTACGCGCTGGCGGTCGTCCGCACCGCCCACGAGGCCGGCGCCGACGTCGTCGTGCTCTGCGACACCAACGGCGGCATGCTGCCGCTGGGCGTCCGCGACATCGTCGCCGAGGTGCTGGCCGCCACCGGCGCCCGCCTCGGCATCCACGCCCAGGACGACACCGGCTGCGCGGTCGCCAACACCCTCGCCGCCGTCGACGCCGGCGCCACCCACGTGCAGTGCACCGCCAACGGCTACGGCGAGCGGGTCGGCAACGCCAACCTCTTCCCGGTGGTCGGCGCCCTGGAGATCAAGTACGACCGGCGGGTGCTCCCGGAGGGCCGCCTCGCCGAGATGACCCGGATCTCGCACGCCATCGCCGAGGTGGTCAACCTCGCGCCCTCCACCCACCAGCCGTACGTCGGCTTCTCGGCCTTCGCGCACAAGGCCGGCCTGCACGCCTCCGCGATCAAGGTCGACCCCGACCTGTACCAGCACATCGACCCCGAGCGGGTCGGCAACACCATGCGGATGCTGGTCTCCGACATGGCCGGCCGGGCCTCGGTCGAACTCAAGGGCAAGGAGCTCGGCTACGACCTCTCCGCCGACCGCGACCTGGTCGGCCGGGTGGTCGCCAAGGTCAAGGCGCAGGAGAACCTGGGCTACACCTACGAGGCCGCCGACGCCTCCTTCGAACTGCTGCTGCGCGACGAGGTCCGCGGCCGCCGCGAGCGCTTCTTCGCCCTGGAGTCCTGGCGGACCATCAGCGAGCAGCGGGTCGACAACGGGGCCGACAACGAGGCCACGGTCAAGCTCTGGGCCAAGGGCGAGCGCCGGATCGCCACCGGGGAGGGCAACGGCCCGGTCGACGCGCTGGACAAGGCGCTGCGCACCGCGCTGGAGGGGATCTACCCGCAGCTCGCCAAGTTCGAGCTGGTGGACTACAAGGTCCGCATCCTGGAGGGCCAGCACGGCACCGGGTCGAAGACCCGGGTCCTGATCGAGTCCTCCGACGGCGTCGTGAGCTGGTCGACCGTGGGCGTCGCGGACAACGTCATCGCGGCCTCCTGGCGGGCCCTGGACGACGCCTACACCTACGGGCTGCTGCGGGCCGGCGTGGAGCCCGGCGAGAGCTGA
- a CDS encoding GTP-binding protein — MDFASSNAASPSRATTSAKIVVAGGFGVGKTTLVGAVSEINPLRTEAVMTSASAGIDDLSHVSGKTTTTVAMDFGRITLDEDLILYLFGTPGQDRFWFMWDDLVRGAIGAVVLVDTRRLADCFPALDYFENSGLPFVVALNGFDGHQPHTADEVREALQLGPDTPVIALDARRRDSAKSALITLVEHALLARLR, encoded by the coding sequence GTGGACTTCGCAAGCTCTAACGCGGCCTCCCCCAGCCGCGCGACCACCTCCGCGAAGATCGTCGTCGCCGGCGGCTTCGGAGTCGGCAAGACCACCCTCGTCGGCGCCGTCTCCGAGATCAACCCGCTGCGCACCGAAGCCGTCATGACCAGCGCCAGCGCCGGCATCGACGACCTCAGCCACGTCTCCGGCAAGACCACCACCACGGTCGCCATGGACTTCGGCCGCATCACCCTCGACGAAGACCTCATCCTCTACCTCTTCGGCACCCCCGGACAGGACCGCTTCTGGTTCATGTGGGACGACCTCGTCCGCGGCGCCATCGGCGCCGTCGTCCTCGTCGACACCCGCCGCCTCGCCGACTGCTTCCCCGCCCTCGACTACTTCGAGAACAGCGGACTCCCCTTCGTCGTCGCCCTCAACGGCTTCGACGGACACCAGCCCCACACCGCGGACGAAGTCCGCGAAGCCCTCCAGCTCGGCCCCGACACCCCCGTCATCGCCCTCGACGCCCGACGCCGCGACAGCGCCAAGAGCGCCCTGATCACCCTCGTCGAGCACGCCCTCCTCGCCCGCCTGCGGTGA
- a CDS encoding GTP-binding protein, protein MDFASSNAASANRATTSAKIVVAGGFGVGKTTLVGAVSEINPLRTEAVMTSASAGIDDLSHVSGKTTTTVAMDFGRITLDEDLILYLFGTPGQDRFWFMWDDLVRGAIGAVVLVDTRRLADCFPALDYFENSGLPFVVALNGFDGHQPHTADEVREALQLGPDTPVIALDARRRDSAKSALITLVEHALLARLR, encoded by the coding sequence GTGGACTTCGCAAGCTCTAACGCGGCCTCCGCCAACCGCGCGACCACCTCCGCGAAGATCGTCGTCGCCGGCGGCTTCGGAGTCGGCAAGACCACCCTCGTCGGCGCCGTCTCCGAGATCAACCCGCTGCGCACCGAAGCCGTCATGACCAGCGCCAGCGCCGGCATCGACGACCTCAGCCACGTCTCCGGCAAGACCACCACCACGGTCGCCATGGACTTCGGCCGCATCACCCTCGACGAAGACCTCATCCTCTACCTCTTCGGCACCCCCGGACAGGACCGCTTCTGGTTCATGTGGGACGACCTCGTCCGCGGCGCCATCGGCGCCGTCGTCCTCGTCGACACCCGCCGCCTCGCCGACTGCTTCCCCGCCCTCGACTACTTCGAGAACAGCGGACTCCCCTTCGTCGTCGCCCTCAACGGCTTCGACGGACACCAGCCCCACACCGCGGACGAAGTCCGCGAAGCCCTCCAGCTCGGCCCCGACACCCCCGTCATCGCCCTCGACGCCCGACGCCGCGACAGCGCCAAGAGCGCCCTGATCACCCTCGTCGAGCACGCCCTCCTCGCCCGCCTGCGGTAA